TGAGCCCATGTGGACATCCTCTGATGATGCTGATGGTGACCAGGTACTGTATATCTGGCAAATAGCACTCGATTCGGATTTTGAACAGGTTGTCTTTTCCGCAAATGCAGGAATGGATACCTCCCTCCCGCTGACGATAGGAATCGTTGATGGTCTGCTTGCAGAGCTCGGCATTGAAGAAGGGTCCAGTGCCACCGTCTGGCACCGTGCCACAGCAACGGACGGAAACGGACTTAATATCGGTTCTGGTTCATCCGTTACACTTGAACGGGGAATTGTAACATCCAGCGAAAACATATCGGAAATCGCTGACAGAGTTCAGCTCGAACAGAACTATCCAAATCCATTCAACCCGACAACAAATATCAGCTACTCACTCCCTCAGCAAACGGATGTACAGTTAAAAGTATATGATATGGTTGGACGCGAAGTTGCCACGCTCATTGACCAGCAGCAACCGGCAGGAGCATATACCGTCAACTTCGATGCATCACAACTTTCAAGCGGAATGTATCTGTACCGGTTGAATACCGGCTCCAATACCATCACGCGAAAAATGATGCTGATCAAATAATCTAACTTTTCTGATCCCAAAACAGCCCGGTTTCGCTGCAGCGCTGTTTTTCAAAACTTATACTTACCTTAAATACTTTAAAGCCCGGTCGTATACTCAACGACCGGGCTTTTTTTGTGTGGTGATCCGCATCTTCAGCTCCGTACATATTTATTTTCGAAACGCGGTGAATTAGTTAGCTCATTTTTGTTTATTTATCAGCTTATGCCTTTACGCCACATTTTGCTTGATACAAAATATCGTTCTGCATGGAGGAGGACTCTTCAGCTCTGGAAACCCCTTGCCATCTGGACCATCGTGGTTTGGCTGATGGTTACCGTCCTGCTTGCTCCGGCAATTACAACCCTCATTTATACCGGCTTTATCCGGGGTGATCGGCTGGTCATCAGCAATGAAGAAATCCTCTACTTCCTCATTACACCATCCGGCCTAATCTTTCTGTTTTTGATTGGCGGGATCAGTGTGATTGCATCCATCATCCGCTACTCCGGGATTTTTCAAATTGTTACCTGCAAGATGAAGCAGTACCCGTTAACCGTACGGGAACTGACCGGTGAAACTATTCCTCTATTGCCCCGGCTCTTCAGATTATCTTTGATTGCAATTGGGGTTGCGCTTGCCGCAGGAATTGTTCTTATAATCGGTTTTTTGCTCATTTATACGGTTTTTCTCTCCGGACAGGATATTAACTATTATCTCTACGAAAAGCCGCCGGAATGGACCTACTCACTCATTGCCGGAGCTATTTGGCTTCTAATTTGCGGAGCTGCAATTCTTTATGTCATCAGCCGGCTATCACTGGCGCTTCCTGCATTTCTTGACCGCAGGATCACCATTCGCATGGCGGTTCAAAGTTCCTGGCATCAGATGGGAAATCAATCCGTAAAACTCTTAAAGATGATAGGAATCACGTTTACGATCTGGTTTCTTCTGCTGATACTGAGTGAAGCCCTGCTTCTTTCCACAACCATTTTAGCGATTGAATATATCTCCGGGTGGATATCACATCCCAGGGCGGTCAGTTCTATTGCCGGGGCTTACCTTATTCTGTCTCAAAGCATATCTGCAATCATCGGCTTTTTTGGGTTCTCTTTTATTTCTGTTCTCCTCACGAAGTTCTATCACGAGGAGAGCGGATTGAAAAAAATTGCCCCGGAAGCTCCCCGTTTTACGGAGTTGAGGGCGAAACTCACTTCGCGCATTAATACTATCTTCACGCCGGTAAGGGCAGCCGTTCTTATACTGCTGCTGTTGATTGGGGGATTGGGTATGAGTGCGCTCCTGGCGTCACAAATTCCTGAGACCGATTCGGTTAAGATTCTCTCGCATCGCGCCGGGCCACCTCCTGCACCCG
The window above is part of the Rhodohalobacter sp. SW132 genome. Proteins encoded here:
- a CDS encoding glycerophosphodiester phosphodiesterase family protein → MPLRHILLDTKYRSAWRRTLQLWKPLAIWTIVVWLMVTVLLAPAITTLIYTGFIRGDRLVISNEEILYFLITPSGLIFLFLIGGISVIASIIRYSGIFQIVTCKMKQYPLTVRELTGETIPLLPRLFRLSLIAIGVALAAGIVLIIGFLLIYTVFLSGQDINYYLYEKPPEWTYSLIAGAIWLLICGAAILYVISRLSLALPAFLDRRITIRMAVQSSWHQMGNQSVKLLKMIGITFTIWFLLLILSEALLLSTTILAIEYISGWISHPRAVSSIAGAYLILSQSISAIIGFFGFSFISVLLTKFYHEESGLKKIAPEAPRFTELRAKLTSRINTIFTPVRAAVLILLLLIGGLGMSALLASQIPETDSVKILSHRAGPPPAPENTIAALDLAISQGADIAEIDVMRTADGTVVVFHDRDMMRMAQDPRRISDVTYDKISGIEQLPAGDFSPESRTITTLEEMLLHGKNRIEFMVELKYYGFDPDLANDVVQIIRETGMEDQASIASLQIDPVRELALSNSDLSVGYISAISIGNLARLPVDYIAVQHQQITGSLIRAAHQNEIEVYAWTVNQPEQVAGMINMGVDGIITDFPEMAVRVSEEFSSLSLPERFLLSITGWQSQTDQVHPAEIEVLRPE